Genomic window (Spirosoma sp. KCTC 42546):
GTGGAAGTCTAACACCTTGCTGGGCTTTTTGCTTGCCTGAGAAGAAGCACTTGGCTTTACCTCGTCAGCCGCCCGTCTCTATGCTATACTGATTCCCTCCCAAATTGCTTCAGGCTAACTATACGAGTAGAGTTAAAATCAAGCTCGATAGTGGCTATACTGTTAACGTAGTATTGATGGAGCAGGTTAAGAATGTGGCTGATGGCACTTCAGCTTAAACACTGTTGAACACACAGACTTTTTACCTTTTCCCGGCTCCTCTTGAGCCGCATCTTGACCGCACTAGGCTTGAGATCATACAACTGAGCAAGTTCTTCAATACTCATACCATCCTCGTACTTCAGGCGCAGGAACGTCCGTTCTTCAACCGATAAGGTTGTCATCGCCTGCTGGACGACTTGAAGGGTTTCCTCATGCAACTGAGTTTCCTCCTCATCAGCAGTATTGTGGTCAATGCCGGCTTCTTCCCAGGTAGTGGTCGGCAATCGCTTGGCCATACGGAGTTGATCAGCACAGTAATTATACGAAATTGAATAGAGCCAGGTCGAAAAACTAGACCGTTCTTGAAAGGCATCCAGTTTGTTGAATACTTTCAGGAAAATATCCTGTGTAAAATCCTCCGCCTGCTCAGCATCTTTA
Coding sequences:
- a CDS encoding RNA polymerase sigma factor, translated to MYASLSDEETIRQLLPSQPNQCFEALYSRYVKKVYQRCLSMTKDAEQAEDFTQDIFLKVFNKLDAFQERSSFSTWLYSISYNYCADQLRMAKRLPTTTWEEAGIDHNTADEEETQLHEETLQVVQQAMTTLSVEERTFLRLKYEDGMSIEELAQLYDLKPSAVKMRLKRSREKVKSLCVQQCLS